The following DNA comes from Hypomesus transpacificus isolate Combined female chromosome 5, fHypTra1, whole genome shotgun sequence.
ATTGTGTAACGTTTGGCAGTATAAACAAACGTCCATGCTGCGCTCCGTGGTGGGGCTGTGGTGGAGCCGACAGCGGGACCTGTCCACGTGGGCCCCGGGCCCCGGCAGCTGGGGCTCCGAGTGGGCCGGCTGCACCCGTTTCTGCCACACCACGTGGGCCCCGCCGCAGCAGGGCCAGTCCTCTATGGCCCCCGAGTCCAGGATGAGAGGCACAGGCAGCAGGGCGGGGGGCATCTCGGGCGGCGGCGGGGGAGGACAGCAGTAACCTGGTCCCTGGCCGTAGTGGATGTGGATGCTGCAGTCTTCCTGCAGGTCCAGGCTCTGGTGGAAATGCACAGAGGGTCCGTCCATTACACAGCCTCCCAGCCGCCCGCTCCTCCTGCTGGGGGGTCCGTGGGCCTGGTGGCAgcaggggggcggagggggctgtaagggggcagggggcaacAGAACAGGAGGGCCTGAGGGGGGGCTGGGCTCATGGTCCTGGTCCTCTGTCACAGGGATGGGTCTGTCAATGGGGTCTACTATGGGGCAGTGGCAGGGGCTGTGCTTGAGGGGGGAGTCCTTGTCCAGAGCTAGGGCGGGGCCTGCAGCAGCCGTAGCCCCCTGCTCCTCATCAGAGCCCCTGCCCGGGCCCTGGCCGTGCTCCCCCTCCTCGTAGTGGTGGTGTCTGTGGCGGTGGTAGTGGACGTGGCTGAACActgtctgctgctgctcctcGGGGCAGCCCCCCTTGTTCACCACCGAGTCCAGAGACCTCGGCCGGGCGCCGGCCTCCAGACTGTTCCTGCGTGGCGTTCGTACCGGACCGGGCCCGGGCCCGTAGTACACAAACGGGTCATAGTCACTGCTCAGAGAGCTGCGGAAGGTGGACCAGCTGCCGTAGACGCCCTGCAGGGAAACGTCGGTACAGTTGAGCACCGAGTCGCTGGAGGAGCCGTGGCAGGGCCCCGAGCTGGAGTCACTAGCCGGCCCGTCGGCCAGGTAGCCGCTGCGCTCTGTGTGGTAGCTCCCCCCCGAGCAGCTGCCCTCATCCTGCCTGTTGTGTGGGCCCCCCGCGGCGCGGGcctggggggcggaggagggcggCTGATGCAGCCGGGAGCTGGAGGCGCTGCGCTGAGCGGGGCAGGCCGAGCGGTACCCGTGGCAAGGGCGGCGCGCCACGTAGTGCCCCCCCGTCCTGCAGCCGCCCCCCACCCTGTGGGGTCTCCCAGGGACCTCCGCAGGGAGGTGGTAGCCGCAGCCGGAACCCAGCGGGCGGCTGGGGAGGAAGCGCAGGGTCTGGTGCTCCAAAGGCGGGGAGCCAGTGTAGTGTCCCAGGGAGGGGTAGGGTCCGGAGGGGCCGCGGGGGTAGTGGGGCCTCATGGAGAAGGGGATGGCGTGCTGGGAGTAGGCGTGGCTGTGGGGACCTCCGTAGGAGTGGGGGTGCAGGAAGTTCTGGCTGTGCTCTGGGGTCTGCTGGATTCGACTCCTCTGGGACTGGCGTGACGCTAGATCTGTGCCTGTGGAGGACAGCGACAGTAAGTAACAGGGTTGATGCGCACACGCGCACGCTGCCGCACTCACACGACAGAGAAGTTCTGGTTGTTACCCATGATGTTGTGCATGCAGAGGGGGCAGGTGCGATGCTGCAGCAGCCAGGGGTCCACGCACTCCTTGTGGAACTCGTGACGACAGGAGATGATCCTCAGGTCCTGGAGACAAACCCACTTTCAACTGGCAGaactacccctcctcctcagcccgcATCTCACAGTCTCACTATGCATCCATCCATGTGTtcatccacccctctctctccctctcctcccacccaccTGGCCGTCCAGGAACTCCTCCAGACAGATGGCGCACACGGGGCTGGAGTTGGAGCTGGCGGACCCCCAGCCCCCACGGTGGCGCTGGGAGCCGGAGCAGCCCGAGCTGTAGGTCCGGGTCTCCAGGCGACCGATGGCCCGCATGGTCTGCTGGTGGACTGAGtcctgaggggtgggggggggggggggggggggggggggaaacagcgGGCCAGCGTTAAAGGAGATGTCAGCTGAGGATGCTTCGGTGCGTGCGTACACAGGATGTGGTCAGCGTGCAGTCACTCACCCAGGTTCTGTTGGACTTGCATTTGTAGCGAAAGGCAAAGATCAGGACTACGGTCAGGATGGCCAGAACAATAGTGAGGAGGATGCCAACATCGTAATGGggctggaagaggagagaaagacagcaggagagggagggaaatgtgTTACTTTCTGAACCCAAACAGTCATCAGTCATCAGGCTGCTTGATAACGGAGGTCACCCGTCTGGCCAAGCACCATGGGCCAGGCAGGTGGATAACCACAGCTCCGGACAATAAGACCCGTTTTTACAGAACACTTGGAGAACTAAAGCCGACTCTGTACCCAGAGTCAACAGCCTTCCTCCGACACAGAACCACCCAGCCTGCCACTCCTCCCCTGCCCAGCACACAGCAGCCCTGCTCCACTCCTGTCCCCGGGGGGGCCTTCCTAGAACGGATACAGCAGTCTGTGTTTTGAGGGGGGACTGGAGGTTGGTGGTGTGGTGGagatagttggttggaatgaaGTGCAGGTTGAAGAGGTGTGCTGGGGTTTTGATATCCTATGTTTTATTTGAGGGGGGAAAACTAAAACAGCTCTTACCCATTTGGGGGGCTCCATCATGATATCAATCTGGACCCTGGCCTCCTCGTTCTTGTTGACCAGACCCATCAGCTTCTCTGCATTCTCAGCCTCCACCAACACCACCGGATGGGGAAAGTAGTCTTCATTTGACTGTGAATGCaactgtatgtgtatatgttattgtttgtgtgtgtgggtgtgtgtgtgtgggggggggggaggtcatgGACGGGACAGAAGAAGGGAAAGGGCACAGCGGTTAGAGAACAGGTGAGTTCAAGCAGACGGTGCTTGTTCTGCCAGACGGCTCCTGCTCACCTCGAGAGCAGCATTGGCGTCGTCCGAGACGTCGAAGATGATGGCCTGAGCCCCTCTCTCCAGCGCCAGGCGAGCCTGAGGGAGACCACACAGGAGAGACCCgcacagtcaacacacacactcctcacaatCACACATCAGGACTCAGGGGAAAGGGATAACAGCACTGTTACTGTTTGTTGAGCCTGATTGGGCCATGCGATTTAAACAcccaccactagatggcagtcaAACTCCACTCTCCCAGTCTCAACACAGGGGGCCAAAGTACAGACCTTCCCTTACACAATCCCACAGCTCTCTAGGCAGAGGGCTATGGAGAGCAATACTAACTGTGCGTAGGTCAGCATTCAAACATACGGCAACCCTGAATCAGAAAGGACAGAATGTGTATGAGAAAAAGTAGAAGTGTGcaaaaagtgagtgtgtgtgtgtgtgtgtgcttggggtttgggggggggggggggggggggattgggggtAGCGGACACATGAGAAGTTGCAGGTGCCAGCCCTCCATGACTGTTGGAAggaaaggggtggggagagTCAGGCgatagagagaggtggagagagagagaggtggagagagagagaggtggagagagagagagatagaggtggagagagagagacagagagagagagagagagagagagagagagagagagagagagagagagagagagcgagagagcgagagagagagagagagagagagaggagggctgggcagAGAAGGGGCAGTGGTGACGATAGGTCCCTAGTGTGCCCTCTCCAGTTTCACACCCAAACAAACATGGCTGTTTAGCAGGGCTGGGGAATGTGGGAGTTAGTGATCCTGAGCACAGGAACAGCAAAACAGTAGAAACTTGAAGAGAGTTTTCTCAGTCAATACAGGTGCCATGAAGCATGTCCATGTCCATGTCAAAGTGTCAATGTTTGCTTTGGCTTCAAGAGAGTTGTTTGTGTAATTGTGTTCTATGAAAGCAAAGAGATGCATTCAAACCATCACTAAAACCTTGCTAACGGTTagaggaaaaaaaggaaaaaggcaGTCTTTTCATAAATGTCTCCACACCTGTGCTCTGAAAGTGGACATTCCAATGTGATCTGCCAGTGGGCTAATTGAAGAGGAGCCGCAAGCTTGAATAACTGATCTCCCAGGTCAAACACGGCAATAAATAATACCTCTCTGGTTCACATGAGAGGACTTTGCCAACcgacaaacacatgcacgcacatacacacacaagtatacTGTATAGtttctacaca
Coding sequences within:
- the LOC124468304 gene encoding E3 ubiquitin-protein ligase RNF43 → MTLPQRRLAGVWPWLLMAALQVVFGQTGLELAAAVESERSAPRAVIKVTLLKHELTGTPITLEGLFVGGSAGYAEGKLMQSHPLSLCNASEDERQESDFITIVKLEHKVPRCLSLIRKARLALERGAQAIIFDVSDDANAALELHSQSNEDYFPHPVVLVEAENAEKLMGLVNKNEEARVQIDIMMEPPKWPHYDVGILLTIVLAILTVVLIFAFRYKCKSNRTWDSVHQQTMRAIGRLETRTYSSGCSGSQRHRGGWGSASSNSSPVCAICLEEFLDGQDLRIISCRHEFHKECVDPWLLQHRTCPLCMHNIMGTDLASRQSQRSRIQQTPEHSQNFLHPHSYGGPHSHAYSQHAIPFSMRPHYPRGPSGPYPSLGHYTGSPPLEHQTLRFLPSRPLGSGCGYHLPAEVPGRPHRVGGGCRTGGHYVARRPCHGYRSACPAQRSASSSRLHQPPSSAPQARAAGGPHNRQDEGSCSGGSYHTERSGYLADGPASDSSSGPCHGSSSDSVLNCTDVSLQGVYGSWSTFRSSLSSDYDPFVYYGPGPGPVRTPRRNSLEAGARPRSLDSVVNKGGCPEEQQQTVFSHVHYHRHRHHHYEEGEHGQGPGRGSDEEQGATAAAGPALALDKDSPLKHSPCHCPIVDPIDRPIPVTEDQDHEPSPPSGPPVLLPPAPLQPPPPPCCHQAHGPPSRRSGRLGGCVMDGPSVHFHQSLDLQEDCSIHIHYGQGPGYCCPPPPPPEMPPALLPVPLILDSGAIEDWPCCGGAHVVWQKRVQPAHSEPQLPGPGAHVDRSRCRLHHSPTTERSMDVCLYCQTLHNQGSEEESGV